One Halobacterium zhouii genomic region harbors:
- a CDS encoding DUF2150 family protein, with protein sequence MSAPEEEFYSEERWQNWLDRLADEEIDPEEEDSARLLLNLQDDVAIAVAKIIAAYDDGDIDDEEALEELADIREVVLAESDFADEDKLMLVDGVQTSLVCVFYSAEQYIADGVAEETSLAEYVHAAADAEAEEDFDRALGLTACAGTQVIDGEELDMELVEDLEYGLVTEWVNGLDSLQSALSDPEVIEDED encoded by the coding sequence ATGAGCGCCCCAGAGGAAGAGTTCTACTCGGAGGAACGGTGGCAGAACTGGCTCGACCGACTCGCGGACGAGGAGATCGACCCCGAGGAGGAGGACTCCGCTCGCCTGCTGTTGAACCTCCAGGACGATGTCGCCATCGCGGTGGCGAAGATCATCGCGGCGTACGACGACGGCGACATCGACGACGAGGAAGCCCTCGAGGAACTCGCGGACATTCGCGAGGTCGTGCTCGCCGAGTCGGACTTCGCCGACGAGGACAAACTGATGCTGGTCGACGGTGTGCAGACGAGTCTCGTCTGCGTGTTCTACAGCGCCGAGCAGTACATCGCCGACGGCGTCGCCGAGGAGACGAGTCTCGCCGAGTACGTCCACGCGGCCGCCGACGCGGAAGCCGAAGAGGACTTCGACCGCGCGCTCGGCCTGACGGCGTGCGCGGGGACACAGGTCATCGACGGCGAGGAACTCGACATGGAACTCGTCGAGGACCTCGAGTACGGCCTCGTGACGGAGTGGGTGAACGGTCTGGACAGCCTCCAGAGCGCGCTCTCGGACCCCGAAGTCATCGAAGACGAGGACTGA
- a CDS encoding NYN domain-containing protein, with translation MDGLRGLLGDDSEPDGGGVALFVDGPNVLREEFDVDLDDVRDVAEAAGPLAVTRLYLDEHAPPELIQAAEARGYDVRVTSGDVDVKLAVDATELVLAESVDVLAIASRDTDFKPVLEKAARRGVRTLAIAPGEHGRSDALQNAADDSVVLEE, from the coding sequence ATGGATGGCCTCCGAGGCCTGCTTGGCGACGACTCCGAACCGGACGGTGGCGGCGTCGCGCTGTTCGTCGACGGCCCGAACGTGCTCCGCGAGGAATTCGACGTGGACCTGGACGACGTGCGCGACGTCGCGGAGGCGGCCGGCCCGCTCGCCGTCACGCGTCTCTACCTCGACGAACACGCACCGCCGGAACTGATCCAGGCGGCCGAGGCGCGCGGCTACGACGTCCGCGTGACCAGCGGCGACGTCGACGTGAAACTCGCCGTCGACGCCACCGAACTCGTGCTCGCAGAGAGCGTGGACGTGCTCGCAATCGCCTCGCGAGACACGGATTTCAAGCCCGTCCTCGAGAAGGCCGCGCGGCGCGGCGTCCGCACGCTCGCCATCGCCCCCGGCGAACACGGCCGCTCGGACGCGTTGCAGAATGCCGCTGACGACTCGGTCGTTCTGGAGGAGTAG
- a CDS encoding MFS transporter, with amino-acid sequence MSTLERTDGVYHGWVVVAGCFLGSFVVFGLSYSFGVFYEPMLAAFGASRSVTSMAFGVQTAALYAGAVGIGALVDRYGTRPALAVGAVLLCGGLVWTSRAGSMLGVVVAYGLVVGVGLSVVYVVAYATPARWFDRRVGQASGLASAGLGVGMLVVSPVATELVARVGWRDAMVALAAGVGVVLLAALALIRGEPTPAEAPDAEFPNGFGGDASAGGWRAQFGDVASVATTRTFALAFLGWTLVYATLYVVLVNLVLYAQDVGLSRSVGATGIALVGVASATGRVGIGFLGDRLGRTRVFVACSAVMGLATVALSGTGTALGLWTFALVYGLAYGGNGALLAPLTADLFGREQLNAVFGLISVSFGVSGSVAPYLAGVGYARFGTYDPVFVAAGAVAVVGAAAVGIVDRVQT; translated from the coding sequence ATGAGTACGCTCGAACGGACGGACGGCGTCTACCACGGGTGGGTCGTCGTCGCTGGGTGTTTCCTCGGGTCGTTCGTCGTGTTCGGGCTGTCCTACTCCTTCGGCGTGTTCTACGAACCGATGCTGGCCGCGTTCGGCGCGTCGAGGAGCGTCACGTCGATGGCGTTCGGCGTTCAGACGGCGGCGCTGTACGCGGGCGCCGTCGGCATCGGGGCGCTCGTCGACCGATACGGCACGCGGCCAGCGCTCGCCGTCGGCGCGGTGTTGCTCTGTGGCGGCCTGGTCTGGACCAGCCGGGCCGGCTCGATGCTGGGCGTCGTCGTCGCGTACGGACTCGTGGTGGGCGTCGGATTGAGCGTCGTGTACGTCGTTGCGTACGCGACGCCCGCGCGGTGGTTCGACCGACGCGTCGGGCAGGCGAGCGGGCTGGCGTCCGCGGGCCTCGGCGTCGGGATGCTGGTCGTGTCGCCCGTCGCCACGGAACTGGTCGCGCGCGTCGGCTGGCGGGACGCGATGGTCGCGCTCGCGGCCGGCGTCGGCGTGGTGTTGCTCGCCGCACTGGCGCTCATCCGCGGTGAGCCGACGCCCGCGGAGGCGCCCGACGCCGAGTTCCCGAACGGGTTCGGCGGCGACGCCAGCGCCGGCGGCTGGCGCGCGCAGTTCGGCGACGTCGCGAGCGTCGCGACGACGCGGACGTTCGCGCTGGCGTTCCTCGGCTGGACGCTCGTCTACGCGACCCTCTACGTCGTGCTCGTCAACCTGGTGTTGTACGCCCAGGACGTCGGCCTGTCGCGGAGCGTCGGCGCGACCGGAATCGCGCTCGTCGGCGTCGCGAGCGCAACCGGACGCGTCGGCATCGGGTTCCTCGGGGACCGACTCGGCCGGACTCGGGTGTTCGTCGCCTGCTCTGCGGTGATGGGGCTGGCGACCGTGGCGCTGTCCGGCACGGGCACTGCGCTCGGCCTGTGGACGTTCGCGCTAGTGTACGGCCTCGCCTACGGTGGGAACGGCGCGCTACTGGCGCCGCTGACCGCGGACCTCTTCGGCCGCGAACAACTCAACGCGGTGTTCGGACTCATCTCCGTGTCGTTCGGCGTGAGCGGGTCCGTCGCGCCGTACCTGGCGGGCGTCGGATACGCCCGATTCGGCACGTACGACCCCGTGTTCGTCGCGGCGGGCGCGGTGGCCGTGGTCGGCGCGGCCGCGGTGGGCATCGTGGACCGCGTACAGACGTGA
- a CDS encoding TatD family hydrolase: protein MTDLGTPVLDNHMHLDAANQGIDAVRDFARSSGTHLLVVNKPSWHLGVEADAGEDFREVFEETLRLVSEATAELDGRAWPVLGVHPGLISRLVDERGFSPGEARDLMCAGIDTAAEYAAGEVSGDAAEKHDADGDGADGTARNVVALKSGRPHYDVSDAVWEASNDVIRHACERAAEAGVALQLHTEATEDLTDVAAWAEDAGLAPERVVKHYATGELAGVTPSVMCEKEYLEDAVETGESFLMETDFVDDAERPGAVMGPKTVPRRVRWLREQGHDDAIRRAHVETPEAVYGIDTQATLSE from the coding sequence ATGACCGACCTGGGAACGCCGGTTCTCGACAACCACATGCATCTCGACGCCGCGAACCAGGGAATCGACGCGGTCCGGGATTTCGCGCGGAGCAGCGGCACGCACCTGCTGGTGGTGAACAAGCCGTCCTGGCACCTCGGCGTGGAGGCCGACGCGGGCGAGGACTTCCGGGAGGTGTTCGAGGAGACGCTACGACTGGTGTCCGAGGCCACCGCAGAACTCGACGGACGCGCGTGGCCGGTGCTGGGGGTGCATCCTGGGCTGATTTCGCGGTTGGTGGACGAGCGCGGCTTTTCTCCCGGGGAGGCCCGGGACCTGATGTGCGCGGGCATCGACACGGCGGCGGAGTACGCTGCCGGGGAGGTCTCCGGAGACGCCGCCGAGAAGCACGACGCGGACGGCGACGGCGCGGACGGCACCGCGAGGAACGTGGTCGCGCTGAAGTCCGGGCGGCCGCACTACGACGTGAGCGACGCGGTGTGGGAGGCGTCGAACGACGTGATTCGCCACGCGTGTGAGCGCGCGGCGGAAGCAGGCGTCGCGCTCCAGTTGCACACGGAGGCCACCGAAGACCTGACCGACGTGGCGGCGTGGGCCGAGGACGCAGGACTGGCGCCGGAGCGCGTCGTGAAACACTACGCGACCGGGGAACTCGCGGGCGTGACGCCGAGCGTGATGTGCGAGAAGGAGTACCTCGAGGACGCGGTCGAGACCGGCGAGTCGTTCCTGATGGAGACGGACTTCGTCGACGACGCCGAGCGACCCGGCGCAGTGATGGGGCCGAAGACGGTGCCCCGGCGCGTTCGCTGGCTTCGGGAGCAGGGCCACGACGATGCGATTCGGCGCGCGCACGTGGAGACGCCCGAAGCGGTCTACGGCATCGACACGCAGGCGACGTTGAGTGAGTGA